A single window of Bradyrhizobium daqingense DNA harbors:
- a CDS encoding ABC transporter ATP-binding protein, whose protein sequence is MPLTLETRDLTIRFGGHVAVNNVTCTFRPGELTAIVGPNGAGKTTYFNLISGQLRASSGSILFDGTDITEHSAPMRTRAGLGRAFQLTNLFPNLTVEENVRLAVQAASGTHYDMLRPWMVRRDLIARADAILNQVALGNRRGVAATVLSHGDQRKLEVALMIALEPKVFMFDEPTAGMSIDEVPVVLNLIAQLKQDSRKIILLVEHKMDVVRSLADRIIVLHNGQLVADGPPAEVIASPIVQEAYLGVTPKSAA, encoded by the coding sequence ATGCCGCTGACCCTCGAAACCCGCGATCTCACCATCCGCTTCGGCGGCCATGTCGCGGTCAACAACGTCACCTGCACGTTCCGGCCGGGCGAGCTCACGGCCATCGTCGGGCCGAACGGCGCCGGCAAGACCACCTATTTCAATCTGATCTCGGGCCAGCTCCGTGCATCGAGCGGCAGCATCCTGTTCGACGGCACCGACATCACTGAGCATTCAGCGCCGATGCGGACCCGTGCGGGACTCGGACGCGCGTTCCAGCTCACCAATCTCTTCCCGAACCTGACCGTGGAGGAGAATGTCCGCCTCGCGGTGCAGGCCGCGAGCGGCACGCATTACGACATGCTGCGCCCCTGGATGGTCCGCCGCGACCTGATCGCGCGCGCCGACGCCATCCTCAACCAGGTCGCGCTCGGCAACCGCCGCGGCGTCGCCGCGACCGTGCTGTCGCATGGCGACCAGCGCAAGCTCGAGGTGGCGCTGATGATCGCGCTGGAGCCGAAAGTCTTCATGTTCGACGAGCCGACCGCGGGCATGAGCATCGACGAGGTGCCCGTCGTCCTGAACCTGATCGCTCAGCTCAAGCAGGACAGCCGCAAGATCATCCTGCTGGTCGAGCACAAGATGGACGTGGTGCGCTCGCTCGCCGACCGCATCATTGTGCTGCATAACGGGCAGCTGGTTGCGGACGGACCGCCTGCCGAGGTGATCGCCTCGCCGATCGTGCAGGAGGCGTATCTCGGCGTCACACCAAAGAGTGCAGCATGA
- a CDS encoding branched-chain amino acid ABC transporter ATP-binding protein, producing MTDLLRLSGVHTHIGRYHILQGIDLAVPQGQVTMLLGRNGAGKTTTLRTIMGLWQASHGEISLAGMRIESRATPDIARLGVGYVPESMAVFSDLTVKENLVLAARDGPLDDTQLDWIFGFFPALRRFWLSRAGSLSGGQKQMLSIARAIIEPRKLLLIDEPTKGLAPAIVMALIECLKEIKRKGATILMVEQNFFAARELGDSVLVMDNGTIVHRGEMAALAADVPLQERLLGLSLETHQ from the coding sequence ATGACCGATCTCCTCAGACTCTCCGGCGTGCACACCCATATCGGCCGCTATCACATCCTCCAGGGCATCGACCTCGCGGTGCCGCAGGGCCAGGTCACGATGCTGCTCGGCCGCAACGGCGCCGGCAAGACCACGACGCTGCGCACCATCATGGGCCTGTGGCAGGCCTCGCACGGTGAGATCAGCCTTGCCGGCATGCGCATCGAGAGCCGCGCCACGCCCGACATCGCCCGGCTCGGCGTCGGCTATGTGCCCGAGAGCATGGCGGTGTTCTCCGATCTCACGGTGAAGGAGAATCTGGTGCTGGCGGCGCGCGACGGGCCGCTCGACGATACCCAGCTCGACTGGATCTTCGGCTTCTTTCCGGCGCTGCGCCGGTTCTGGCTGTCGCGCGCGGGAAGCCTCTCCGGCGGACAGAAACAGATGCTGTCGATCGCACGCGCCATCATCGAGCCGCGCAAGCTGCTCCTGATCGACGAGCCGACCAAGGGTCTCGCGCCCGCGATCGTGATGGCGCTGATCGAATGCCTGAAGGAGATCAAGCGCAAGGGTGCGACCATCCTCATGGTCGAGCAGAACTTCTTCGCCGCCCGCGAGCTCGGCGACAGCGTGCTGGTCATGGACAACGGCACCATCGTCCACCGCGGCGAGATGGCGGCGCTCGCCGCCGACGTGCCGCTGCAGGAGCGGCTGCTCGGCCTGAGCCTGGAGACGCATCAGTGA